From a region of the Phragmites australis chromosome 21, lpPhrAust1.1, whole genome shotgun sequence genome:
- the LOC133903302 gene encoding uncharacterized protein LOC133903302 — translation MGSSDPAADPLGLLFRTPGALSRRVAMARDAAAAMPALRPWLVDLLPLLVVLLIAAHVLALGYWIYRLATDGSRQPARSKKH, via the exons ATGGGCTCCAGCGACCCGGCGGCCGACCCCCTGGGCCTCCTCTTCCGCACCCCCGGCGCGCTCTCCCGCCGCGTCGCCATGGCGCGCGACGCTGCCGCCGCCATGCCCGCGCTCCGCCCCTGGCTCGTCgacctcctcccgctcctcgtcgtcctcctcatcGCCGCCCACGTCCTCGCCCTC GGGTACTGGATCTATAGGCTCGCCACGGACGGGTCCAGGCAACCCGCGCGGAGCAAGAAGCACTAG